A DNA window from Streptomyces sp. 71268 contains the following coding sequences:
- a CDS encoding iron ABC transporter permease, with the protein MPLLPLIVALVVALPVSLVCGVAFGSAGLSWGEVLRFLGAGLTGGTIGADERAAYTIVWELRFPRALLAAVVGAGLAGIGVAVQAMVRNALADPFVLGISSGAAVGANAVLLFGALSGLGVWALSTAAFGSALVSMALVYAAARTPQGLTPLRLVLTGTAMYYGFSAVTTLMVFSAEHGEAARSAMMWLLGSLGGATWDSLPIAAVVVALGLAHLMYSARRLNAMAMGDETAAALGVDARRLRGELFLSTAAVTGAVVAVSGAIGFVGLMVPHFARMLVGADHRRVLAVAPLLGAVLLVWVDILSRVLLAPVELPVGVITAVVGVPCFVLLMRRRGYTFGGV; encoded by the coding sequence CTGCCACTGCTTCCGCTGATCGTCGCGCTCGTCGTCGCGCTGCCCGTCTCGCTCGTGTGCGGCGTCGCCTTCGGCTCCGCCGGCCTTTCCTGGGGCGAGGTGCTGCGGTTCCTCGGCGCCGGGCTGACCGGCGGCACCATCGGGGCCGACGAGCGGGCGGCGTACACCATCGTCTGGGAGCTGCGGTTCCCGCGGGCGCTGCTGGCCGCCGTGGTCGGGGCGGGCCTGGCGGGGATCGGCGTGGCCGTGCAGGCCATGGTCCGCAACGCGCTGGCCGACCCGTTCGTGCTGGGCATCTCCTCGGGCGCGGCGGTCGGCGCCAACGCCGTGCTGCTGTTCGGGGCGCTCAGCGGGCTCGGCGTGTGGGCGCTGTCCACCGCCGCGTTCGGCTCGGCGCTGGTCTCGATGGCCCTGGTGTACGCGGCGGCCCGCACCCCGCAGGGGCTGACCCCGCTGCGCCTGGTGCTGACCGGCACGGCCATGTACTACGGCTTCTCGGCCGTCACCACCCTGATGGTCTTCAGCGCCGAGCACGGCGAGGCCGCGCGCTCGGCGATGATGTGGCTGCTCGGCAGCCTGGGCGGGGCCACCTGGGACTCGTTGCCGATCGCCGCCGTCGTGGTGGCCCTCGGCCTGGCCCACCTGATGTACTCCGCGCGCCGGCTGAACGCCATGGCCATGGGCGACGAGACGGCGGCGGCGCTCGGCGTGGACGCCCGCCGGCTGCGCGGCGAGCTGTTCCTGTCCACGGCGGCCGTCACCGGCGCCGTCGTCGCCGTCAGCGGCGCGATCGGATTCGTCGGCCTGATGGTGCCGCACTTCGCGCGGATGCTGGTCGGCGCCGACCACCGGCGGGTGCTCGCGGTCGCGCCGCTGCTCGGGGCGGTCCTCCTGGTGTGGGTGGACATCCTCTCGCGGGTGCTGCTCGCCCCCGTCGAACTGCCGGTCGGCGTGATCACCGCCGTGGTGGGCGTGCCCTGCTTCGTGCTGCTGATGCGGCGGCGCGGCTACACCTTCGGAGGCGTGTGA
- a CDS encoding FABP family protein — MIEIPSDLHPDLVPLAFLLGNWEGAGVFDFPGAEKCNFGQEATFTHDGRDFIEYVSHTWELDSEGKKVRPLETESGYWRIDKDRKVEVVMIRDQGVVEIWYGELADQKPQIDLVTDAVARTAAAGPYTGGKRLYGYVKSDLMWVGEKATPEVPLRPYMSAHLKKVVDPREWAKDLKDLPDDGIAFFR; from the coding sequence ATGATCGAGATCCCGTCCGACCTTCACCCGGACCTCGTGCCCCTCGCCTTTCTCCTCGGTAACTGGGAGGGCGCGGGCGTCTTCGACTTCCCCGGCGCCGAGAAGTGCAACTTCGGGCAGGAGGCGACCTTCACGCACGACGGCCGCGACTTCATCGAGTACGTCTCGCACACCTGGGAGCTGGACTCCGAGGGCAAGAAGGTCCGCCCGCTGGAGACCGAGTCCGGTTACTGGCGGATCGACAAGGACCGCAAGGTCGAGGTCGTCATGATCCGCGACCAGGGCGTCGTGGAGATCTGGTACGGCGAGCTGGCCGACCAGAAGCCGCAGATCGACCTGGTCACCGACGCCGTCGCGCGCACCGCCGCCGCCGGCCCGTACACGGGCGGCAAGCGGCTGTACGGATACGTCAAGAGCGACCTGATGTGGGTCGGTGAGAAGGCCACCCCCGAGGTGCCGCTGCGGCCGTACATGTCGGCGCACCTGAAGAAGGTCGTCGACCCGCGCGAGTGGGCCAAGGACCTCAAGGACCTGCCCGACGACGGCATCGCCTTCTTCCGCTGA
- a CDS encoding DsrE family protein produces MAKKLVIKVTAGADAPERCSQAFTVAAVAVASGVEVSLWLTGESSWFALPGRAAEFELPHAAPLPDLIDGILSGGGALTVCTQCAARRDIEESDLIPGARIAGAQVFVSEVMPDGVQALVY; encoded by the coding sequence ATGGCGAAGAAGCTCGTGATCAAGGTGACGGCGGGCGCGGACGCGCCCGAGCGGTGCTCGCAGGCGTTCACGGTGGCGGCCGTGGCCGTGGCCAGCGGCGTCGAGGTCTCGCTGTGGCTGACCGGGGAGTCCTCCTGGTTCGCGCTGCCGGGCCGGGCGGCCGAGTTCGAGCTGCCGCACGCGGCGCCGCTGCCCGACCTGATCGACGGCATCCTGAGCGGCGGCGGCGCGCTGACCGTCTGCACGCAGTGCGCGGCCCGTCGCGACATCGAGGAGTCCGACCTCATCCCGGGCGCCCGCATCGCCGGCGCGCAGGTCTTCGTGAGCGAGGTCATGCCGGACGGCGTGCAGGCGCTCGTGTACTGA
- a CDS encoding DUF3099 domain-containing protein — translation MYARRRRGYFLMMGACLTLFVSAWAVVRLWSVPVAVGMCVVAMVIPPLAAIVANRRGPDDRWFDEPPPRPPGQRTDHAPGAAPDLGLWPDPDQDAAPRPPPPHPGARGGSSAEHGARTGDPESDAWWDELDGKHHP, via the coding sequence ATGTACGCCCGGCGGCGACGTGGCTACTTCCTCATGATGGGTGCGTGCCTGACGCTCTTCGTGTCGGCATGGGCCGTGGTCCGGCTGTGGTCGGTTCCGGTGGCGGTCGGCATGTGCGTGGTGGCCATGGTGATCCCGCCGCTCGCGGCGATCGTGGCCAACCGGCGCGGCCCCGACGACCGGTGGTTCGACGAACCGCCCCCGCGACCACCGGGCCAGCGCACCGACCACGCGCCCGGCGCGGCCCCCGATCTGGGCCTGTGGCCCGACCCCGACCAGGACGCGGCCCCGCGACCGCCGCCCCCGCACCCCGGCGCGCGCGGCGGGTCCTCCGCCGAGCACGGCGCGCGCACCGGCGACCCGGAGTCCGACGCGTGGTGGGACGAGCTCGACGGCAAACACCACCCGTGA
- a CDS encoding DUF1416 domain-containing protein codes for MCGAQAGGPDAATIKPGETTIQGSVTRDGQPVTGYVRLLDSTGEFTAEVPTSATGQFRFYAAEGTWTLRALVPGATADRTVVAQQGGLAEVAITV; via the coding sequence ATGTGTGGAGCCCAGGCCGGCGGCCCCGACGCGGCGACCATCAAGCCCGGTGAGACCACCATCCAGGGCAGCGTGACCCGCGACGGCCAGCCCGTCACCGGCTACGTGCGCCTGCTGGACAGCACCGGCGAGTTCACCGCCGAGGTGCCCACCTCGGCCACCGGACAGTTCCGCTTCTACGCCGCCGAAGGCACCTGGACGCTGCGCGCCCTGGTGCCCGGCGCGACCGCCGACCGCACCGTCGTCGCCCAGCAGGGCGGCCTGGCGGAGGTCGCCATCACCGTCTGA
- a CDS encoding sulfurtransferase: MSRSDVLVDAEWVQARIDDPKTVIVEVDEDTSAYDKNHIKNAIRIDWKKDLQDPVRRDFVDQAGFEKLLSEKGIANDDTVVLYGGNNNWFASYAYWYFKLYGHQDVKLLDGGRKKWELDSRDLVAEVPTRPATEYKAKPQDSSIRAFRDDVVAAIGSLNLVDVRSPDEFSGKLLAPAHLPQEQSQRPGHVPSARNIPWSKAANDDGTFKSDDELKALYEGEGVDLSKDTIAYCRIGERSAHTWFVLHELLGQSNVKNYDGSWTEYGSLVGVPIEVGSGS, from the coding sequence ATGAGCCGCAGCGACGTCCTGGTGGACGCCGAGTGGGTCCAGGCCCGTATCGATGACCCGAAGACGGTCATCGTCGAGGTCGACGAGGACACGTCGGCCTACGACAAGAACCACATCAAGAACGCCATCCGGATCGACTGGAAGAAGGACCTCCAGGACCCGGTGCGCCGCGACTTCGTGGACCAGGCCGGCTTCGAGAAGCTGCTCTCCGAGAAGGGCATCGCCAACGACGACACCGTCGTCCTCTACGGCGGCAACAACAACTGGTTCGCGTCGTACGCCTACTGGTACTTCAAGCTCTACGGGCACCAGGACGTCAAGCTGCTCGACGGTGGCCGCAAGAAGTGGGAGCTGGACTCGCGCGACCTGGTCGCCGAGGTCCCCACCCGCCCGGCCACGGAGTACAAGGCCAAGCCGCAGGACAGCTCGATCCGCGCCTTCCGCGACGACGTCGTGGCCGCCATCGGCTCGCTCAACCTGGTCGACGTGCGCTCCCCCGACGAGTTCTCCGGCAAGCTGCTCGCCCCGGCCCACCTCCCGCAGGAGCAGTCGCAGCGCCCCGGCCACGTGCCCAGCGCCCGCAACATCCCGTGGTCCAAGGCCGCGAACGACGACGGCACCTTCAAGTCGGACGACGAGCTGAAGGCGCTCTACGAGGGCGAGGGCGTGGACCTGTCCAAGGACACCATCGCCTACTGCCGCATCGGTGAGCGCTCCGCCCACACCTGGTTCGTGCTGCACGAGCTGCTCGGCCAGAGCAACGTGAAGAATTACGACGGTTCCTGGACCGAGTACGGCTCGCTGGTCGGCGTGCCGATCGAGGTCGGCTCGGGCTCCTGA
- a CDS encoding DUF2993 domain-containing protein, whose product MSDAAHTDAANRGGPGGAPYHQGAGGYGGGGYDAYGPGQPAGGHGGYDDYDDRAAPPPRRRRRGRGLRVLLILLVILGGLFVAADRIAVNVVESEAAKKIKSKENLTGTPEVSIKGFPFLTQVVSKKFDEIEVTFDGLTSEENGRAIRITEMTATMRDVKVSNNFSSAVADHATGRAHVSYADLSKAAGPGITVGYAGKDDTGKSRVKISGGLLGFKISAYGTVSVVNGDTIRLRADKIPAGAVPGWEDKVRERTDIDRKVDGLPAGLGLKAIETTPDGVDIEAEGHAVELTG is encoded by the coding sequence ATGTCGGACGCGGCGCATACGGACGCAGCGAACAGGGGCGGCCCGGGCGGCGCGCCGTACCACCAGGGGGCCGGTGGCTATGGCGGCGGCGGGTACGACGCCTACGGGCCCGGGCAGCCCGCGGGCGGCCACGGCGGTTACGACGACTACGACGACCGCGCGGCCCCGCCGCCGCGCCGCCGCCGACGCGGGCGCGGCCTGCGGGTCCTGCTGATCCTCCTGGTGATCCTGGGCGGGCTGTTCGTCGCCGCCGACCGGATCGCGGTCAACGTCGTGGAGTCCGAGGCGGCCAAGAAGATCAAGAGCAAGGAGAACCTGACCGGCACGCCCGAGGTGTCGATCAAGGGCTTCCCCTTCCTCACCCAGGTGGTCAGCAAGAAGTTCGACGAGATCGAGGTCACCTTCGACGGGCTGACCAGCGAGGAGAACGGCCGGGCCATCCGCATCACCGAGATGACGGCCACCATGCGCGACGTCAAGGTCTCCAACAACTTCTCCTCCGCCGTCGCCGACCACGCCACCGGACGGGCCCACGTCAGCTACGCGGACCTCTCCAAGGCCGCCGGCCCCGGCATCACCGTGGGCTACGCCGGCAAGGACGACACCGGCAAGAGCCGGGTGAAGATCAGCGGCGGACTGCTCGGCTTCAAGATCAGCGCGTACGGGACGGTGAGCGTGGTCAACGGCGACACCATCCGGCTGCGCGCCGACAAGATCCCCGCCGGCGCGGTGCCGGGCTGGGAGGACAAGGTCCGCGAGCGGACCGACATCGACCGCAAGGTGGACGGCCTGCCGGCCGGACTGGGGCTCAAGGCGATCGAGACCACCCCCGACGGCGTGGACATCGAGGCCGAGGGCCACGCGGTCGAACTGACGGGCTGA
- a CDS encoding MoaD/ThiS family protein — protein sequence MAATDTVAPPTGTIRYWAAAKAAAGTAEEPYAAHTLADALAAARDRHRAEPEFARVLLRCSFLIDGDPVGTRDHHAVQLADGGTVEVLPPFAGG from the coding sequence ATGGCGGCAACGGACACGGTGGCCCCGCCGACCGGGACCATCCGGTACTGGGCGGCGGCCAAGGCGGCGGCCGGCACCGCGGAGGAGCCGTACGCCGCGCACACGCTGGCCGACGCGCTCGCCGCGGCCCGCGACCGGCACCGCGCGGAGCCGGAGTTCGCCCGGGTGCTGCTGCGCTGCTCGTTCCTGATCGACGGCGACCCCGTCGGCACCCGCGACCACCACGCGGTCCAACTGGCGGACGGCGGCACGGTCGAGGTGCTCCCCCCGTTCGCGGGAGGGTGA
- a CDS encoding ABC transporter ATP-binding protein, which yields MLVRLLRAYLRPHTRSIAAIVALQFIQTLATLYLPTLNADIIDNGVVKGDTDHILRVGGVMLAVTLLQMVCAIGAVYFSARTAMALGRDVRAAVFDRVQSFSARELGHFGAPSLITRTTNDVQQVQTLCLMTFTLMVTVPIMCVGGVVMALNQDVPLSALLLVIVPVLGVIVTLIVRRLRLVFRGVQKSVDRVNRVLREQIAGVRVIRAFVRDTYERERFAGANTELMDVSLRAGRLMSLLFPLVLLVVNVSSVAVVWFGGQRIDDGGMQIGALTAFLSYLMQILTAVMMGTFMLMMIPRAEVCAERIQEVLGTESSVVPPAHPVDPVTPLDQRGELELRGVEFRYPGAEEPVLRDISLTARPGRTTALIGSTGSGKSTLIGLVPRLFDATGGSVLIDGQDVRDLDPEQAGSRVGLVPQKPYLFSGTVASNLRYGNPDATDEQLWHALEVAQARDFVAALDGGLDAPIAQGGGNVSGGQRQRLAIARALVRAPRIYLFDDSFSALDYATDARLRAALAREVADATVIIVAQRVATIRDADQIVVLDEGRIVGTGTHTELMASNETYREIVLSQLTEQEAA from the coding sequence GTGTTGGTCCGACTATTGCGGGCGTATCTGCGGCCCCATACGCGTTCGATCGCCGCGATCGTGGCGCTCCAGTTCATCCAGACCCTGGCCACCCTCTACTTGCCGACCCTGAACGCCGACATCATTGACAACGGTGTCGTGAAGGGGGACACGGACCACATCCTGCGCGTGGGCGGCGTCATGCTCGCCGTGACCCTCCTCCAGATGGTCTGCGCGATCGGCGCCGTCTACTTCAGCGCCCGCACCGCCATGGCGCTCGGCCGCGACGTACGCGCCGCCGTCTTCGACCGCGTGCAGTCCTTCTCCGCCCGCGAGCTGGGGCACTTCGGCGCGCCCTCGCTCATCACCCGGACCACCAACGACGTGCAGCAGGTGCAGACGCTGTGCCTGATGACGTTCACGCTGATGGTGACCGTGCCCATCATGTGCGTCGGCGGCGTCGTGATGGCGCTCAACCAGGACGTGCCGCTCTCCGCGCTGCTGCTGGTCATCGTGCCCGTCCTGGGTGTGATCGTCACGCTGATCGTGCGCCGGCTGCGGCTCGTCTTCCGGGGCGTGCAGAAGAGCGTGGACCGGGTGAACCGGGTGCTGCGCGAGCAGATCGCCGGCGTCCGCGTCATCCGCGCCTTCGTGCGCGACACCTACGAGCGCGAGCGGTTCGCCGGCGCCAACACCGAGCTGATGGACGTCTCGCTGCGCGCCGGCCGGCTGATGTCGCTGCTGTTCCCGCTGGTGCTGCTGGTCGTCAACGTCTCCAGCGTCGCCGTGGTCTGGTTCGGCGGCCAGCGCATCGACGACGGCGGCATGCAGATCGGCGCCCTGACGGCCTTCCTCTCCTACCTGATGCAGATCCTGACCGCCGTGATGATGGGCACCTTCATGCTCATGATGATCCCGCGGGCCGAAGTGTGCGCCGAGCGCATTCAGGAGGTGCTGGGCACCGAGAGCAGCGTCGTGCCCCCGGCGCACCCGGTCGACCCCGTCACCCCGCTCGACCAGCGCGGCGAGCTGGAGCTGCGCGGCGTCGAGTTCCGCTACCCCGGTGCTGAGGAACCCGTACTGCGGGACATCTCGCTCACCGCCAGACCCGGCCGCACCACCGCCCTCATCGGCAGCACCGGCAGCGGCAAGTCCACGCTGATCGGCCTGGTGCCACGGCTGTTCGACGCGACCGGCGGCAGCGTGCTCATCGACGGCCAGGACGTGCGCGACCTCGACCCGGAGCAGGCCGGCTCCCGGGTCGGGCTCGTACCGCAGAAGCCGTACCTGTTCAGCGGGACCGTCGCCTCCAACCTGCGGTACGGCAACCCGGACGCCACCGACGAGCAGTTGTGGCACGCCCTGGAGGTTGCGCAGGCCCGCGACTTCGTCGCCGCGCTCGACGGAGGCCTGGACGCGCCCATCGCGCAGGGCGGCGGCAACGTCTCCGGTGGGCAGCGGCAGCGGCTGGCCATCGCGCGGGCGCTGGTGCGGGCGCCGCGCATCTACCTCTTCGACGACTCGTTCTCCGCGCTCGACTACGCCACCGACGCCCGGCTGCGCGCCGCGCTCGCCCGCGAGGTCGCCGACGCGACGGTGATCATCGTCGCGCAGCGGGTGGCCACCATCCGGGACGCCGACCAGATCGTCGTCCTGGACGAGGGCCGGATCGTCGGCACCGGAACCCACACCGAGCTGATGGCCTCGAACGAGACCTACCGGGAGATCGTGCTCTCCCAGCTCACCGAGCAGGAGGCGGCATGA
- a CDS encoding ABC transporter transmembrane domain-containing protein — MGGQPTERTMDFTGSSRRLLAMLRPEKPSIVAVVSLAVVSIAMYVIGPKLLGHATDLIFAGVVGRQLQEGQTKAEAVQRLREGGDGTVADVVAAMDVVPGQGIDFDAVGVTLLWVLAIYVLAGVCAFAQARIATYVVQRTVFRLRTEVEEKLARLPLSYFDRQPRGEVLSRATNDIDNVGQTLQQTSSQIIASLLTIVGVLAMMFWISPLLALVALVTVPVSVVVATRIGKRAQPEFVAQWKTTGTLNAHVEEMYTGHDLVKVFGRQRESAEVFREQNERLYASSFRAQFISGIIQPAMMFIGNLNYVLVAVVGGLRVASGSLSIGDVQAFVQYSRQFSQPLTQVASMANLVQSGVASAERVFELLDADEERPDATPVRPESGTPVRPEAERAEPVRPGAEPVRREAGDPVRPGSVHPEAERAEPVRPEAGQPVRPEAERAGHPRRAARTVRGEVAFERVSFRYASDTPLIEDLSLTVRPGQTVAIVGPTGAGKTTLVNLLMRFYEVSGGRITLDGVDIATLPREELRSHIGMVLQDTWLFGGTIAENIAYGAPEGLPMEKIVAAARATHVDRFVRTLPDGYDTVIDEEGGGVSVGEKQLITIARAFLAEPAILVLDEATSSVDTRTEVLIQQAMASLRTGRTSFVIAHRLSTIRDADLILVMEAGAIVEQGTHASLLAARGAYARLYAAQFAGEEAVETTDVASGAPQPAIGG; from the coding sequence ATGGGCGGCCAGCCCACCGAGCGCACCATGGACTTCACCGGCTCCAGCCGCCGACTGCTCGCCATGCTGCGGCCCGAGAAGCCGAGCATCGTCGCGGTCGTGTCGCTGGCCGTGGTGAGCATCGCGATGTACGTCATCGGCCCCAAGCTCCTCGGCCACGCCACCGACCTGATCTTCGCCGGCGTCGTCGGCCGGCAGCTCCAGGAGGGGCAGACCAAGGCGGAGGCCGTTCAGCGGTTGCGCGAGGGCGGTGACGGCACGGTGGCCGACGTGGTCGCCGCGATGGACGTGGTCCCGGGCCAGGGCATCGACTTCGACGCGGTCGGGGTGACGTTGCTGTGGGTGCTGGCGATCTACGTGCTGGCCGGCGTCTGTGCCTTCGCGCAGGCCAGGATCGCCACGTACGTCGTGCAGCGCACGGTCTTCCGGCTGCGTACCGAGGTCGAGGAGAAGCTGGCCCGGCTGCCGCTGAGCTACTTCGACCGGCAGCCGCGCGGCGAGGTGCTCAGCCGCGCCACCAACGACATCGACAACGTCGGGCAGACCCTCCAGCAGACGTCCAGCCAGATCATCGCCTCGCTGCTGACCATCGTGGGCGTGCTGGCGATGATGTTCTGGATATCCCCGCTGCTCGCGCTCGTGGCCCTGGTCACGGTGCCGGTCTCGGTGGTCGTCGCGACCCGGATCGGCAAGCGCGCGCAGCCGGAGTTCGTCGCGCAGTGGAAGACCACCGGCACCCTCAACGCGCACGTGGAGGAGATGTACACCGGGCACGACCTGGTCAAGGTCTTCGGCCGGCAGCGGGAGTCGGCGGAGGTCTTCCGCGAGCAGAACGAGAGGCTGTACGCGTCCAGCTTCCGGGCCCAGTTCATCTCGGGGATCATCCAGCCCGCGATGATGTTCATCGGCAACCTGAACTACGTGCTCGTCGCCGTCGTCGGCGGGCTCCGGGTGGCCAGCGGCTCGTTGTCGATCGGTGACGTGCAGGCGTTCGTGCAGTACTCGCGGCAGTTCAGCCAGCCGCTCACGCAGGTGGCGAGCATGGCCAACCTGGTGCAGTCGGGCGTCGCCTCCGCCGAGCGGGTCTTCGAACTCCTCGACGCGGACGAGGAGCGCCCCGACGCCACCCCCGTACGACCGGAGTCCGGCACTCCCGTACGACCGGAGGCCGAGCGGGCCGAGCCCGTACGCCCGGGAGCCGAGCCCGTACGACGGGAGGCGGGGGACCCCGTACGACCCGGGTCCGTACACCCGGAAGCCGAACGGGCCGAGCCCGTACGACCGGAGGCGGGGCAGCCCGTACGACCCGAGGCCGAGCGGGCGGGGCACCCCCGGCGCGCGGCCCGCACGGTGCGCGGCGAGGTCGCCTTCGAGCGGGTCAGCTTCCGCTACGCGAGCGACACCCCGCTGATCGAGGACCTGTCGCTGACGGTGCGGCCCGGCCAGACGGTCGCCATCGTCGGCCCGACCGGCGCCGGCAAGACCACGCTGGTCAACCTGCTGATGCGGTTCTACGAGGTCAGCGGCGGGCGGATCACCCTGGACGGCGTCGACATCGCCACCCTGCCGCGCGAGGAGCTGCGCTCGCACATCGGCATGGTGCTCCAGGACACCTGGCTGTTCGGCGGCACCATCGCGGAGAACATCGCCTACGGGGCGCCCGAGGGCCTGCCCATGGAGAAGATCGTGGCGGCGGCCAGGGCCACCCATGTGGACCGCTTCGTGCGCACCCTGCCGGACGGCTACGACACGGTCATCGACGAGGAGGGCGGGGGCGTCAGCGTCGGCGAGAAGCAGCTCATCACCATCGCCCGCGCGTTCCTGGCCGAGCCGGCGATCCTGGTCCTGGACGAGGCGACCAGCTCCGTCGACACCCGGACCGAGGTGCTGATCCAGCAGGCGATGGCCTCGCTGCGCACCGGCCGCACCAGCTTCGTCATCGCGCACCGCCTCTCCACCATCCGGGACGCGGACCTGATCCTGGTGATGGAGGCGGGCGCGATCGTGGAGCAGGGCACGCACGCGTCACTGCTGGCGGCGCGGGGCGCGTACGCCCGGCTGTACGCGGCCCAGTTCGCCGGCGAGGAGGCCGTCGAGACCACGGATGTCGCCTCCGGCGCGCCGCAGCCGGCCATCGGCGGCTGA
- a CDS encoding MerR family transcriptional regulator, protein MRIGELAERAGVSTRTLRYYETRGLLPARRGGNGHRVYGDDDLRLVEQIRTLQDFGFGLEETRPFVECLRAGHPAGDACPASLAVYRRKLAELDQIVAQLRSVREQVAAQLSQAEALLPDGPEPRCELMG, encoded by the coding sequence ATGCGCATCGGCGAACTCGCGGAGCGGGCCGGCGTGAGCACCCGGACGCTGCGCTACTACGAGACCCGCGGGCTGCTGCCCGCCCGGCGCGGCGGCAACGGCCACCGCGTGTACGGCGACGACGACCTGCGGCTGGTGGAGCAGATCCGCACGCTCCAGGACTTCGGCTTCGGCCTGGAGGAGACCAGGCCCTTCGTGGAGTGCCTGCGCGCCGGGCACCCGGCCGGCGACGCGTGTCCCGCCTCGCTCGCCGTCTACCGGCGCAAGCTCGCCGAACTCGACCAGATCGTGGCCCAGTTGCGGTCGGTGCGCGAGCAGGTCGCCGCGCAGTTGTCACAGGCCGAGGCCCTGCTGCCGGACGGCCCCGAGCCACGCTGCGAACTCATGGGCTGA
- a CDS encoding thioredoxin domain-containing protein: MIKAEGVDEVTDATFADEVLAATLPVLVEFTADWCPPCRQIAPVLSAVAAEEAGRIRVVQLDVDTSPATTAAYGVLAMPTLMLFRDGEPLTSMVGARPKRRLLQELAEALRDGSPTGPRAGA; encoded by the coding sequence ATGATCAAGGCCGAGGGTGTGGACGAGGTGACGGACGCGACGTTCGCGGACGAGGTGCTGGCGGCGACGCTGCCGGTGCTGGTGGAGTTCACCGCCGACTGGTGCCCGCCGTGCCGGCAGATCGCGCCGGTGCTGAGCGCGGTCGCGGCCGAGGAGGCCGGCCGGATCAGGGTGGTCCAGCTCGACGTGGACACCAGCCCGGCGACCACCGCCGCCTACGGCGTGCTGGCGATGCCCACGCTGATGCTCTTCCGGGACGGCGAGCCCCTGACGTCGATGGTGGGAGCCCGCCCCAAGCGACGGCTGCTCCAGGAACTGGCCGAGGCGCTGCGAGACGGTAGCCCCACCGGGCCCCGAGCCGGCGCCTAG
- a CDS encoding response regulator transcription factor, translating to MSSLLLLTNALQPSTEVLPALGLLLHGVRVAPAEGPALVDTPGADVILIDGRRDLPHVRSLCQLLRSTGPGCPLLLVVTEGGLAAVTADWGVDDVLLDTAGPAEVEARLRLAMGRQQIVSDDSPMEIRNGDLSVDEATYSAKLKGRVLDLTFKEFELLKYLAQHPGRVFTRAQLLQEVWGYDYFGGTRTVDVHVRRLRAKLGPEHESLIGTVRNVGYRFVVPEKVERAAERAAERSSEGTKAAASGQDGTDGVGGAGGARGAKGTNPRDAVDGRSRAADGAKAGVARRVNG from the coding sequence ATGAGCTCACTGCTCCTGCTGACCAACGCGCTCCAGCCCTCAACCGAGGTGCTCCCCGCCCTCGGCCTGCTGCTGCACGGCGTACGGGTCGCGCCGGCCGAGGGCCCGGCCCTGGTGGACACCCCGGGCGCCGACGTGATCCTCATCGACGGCCGCCGTGACCTGCCCCACGTACGCAGCCTGTGCCAGCTCCTACGCTCCACCGGCCCCGGCTGTCCGCTGCTGCTCGTGGTCACCGAGGGCGGGCTGGCCGCCGTCACCGCCGACTGGGGCGTGGACGACGTGCTGCTCGACACGGCGGGCCCGGCGGAGGTCGAGGCGCGGCTGCGGCTGGCGATGGGCCGCCAGCAGATCGTGAGCGACGACAGCCCGATGGAGATCCGCAACGGTGACCTGTCGGTGGACGAGGCGACGTACAGCGCCAAGCTCAAGGGCCGGGTCCTGGACCTGACCTTCAAGGAGTTCGAGCTGCTCAAGTACCTGGCCCAGCACCCGGGCCGGGTCTTCACGCGGGCCCAGTTGCTCCAGGAGGTGTGGGGCTACGACTACTTCGGCGGCACCCGGACCGTGGACGTCCACGTACGACGGCTGCGCGCCAAGCTCGGCCCCGAGCACGAGTCGCTGATCGGCACCGTACGCAACGTGGGCTACCGCTTCGTCGTCCCGGAGAAGGTCGAGCGGGCCGCGGAACGTGCCGCGGAGCGTTCCTCGGAGGGTACGAAGGCGGCGGCCTCGGGTCAGGACGGTACGGATGGGGTCGGCGGTGCCGGCGGTGCCCGCGGTGCGAAGGGGACAAACCCCCGCGACGCGGTCGATGGTCGCTCTCGCGCGGCGGACGGAGCGAAAGCAGGGGTCGCACGCCGGGTAAACGGCTAG